The following nucleotide sequence is from Pedobacter sp. PACM 27299.
AGCGATGAAAAATGTAAAGGCCGTACTATTTGATCTTGATGGAACATTAATTGATTCCGAGTATTTTCACTACGAATGCTGGAATGAAATCCTTGAAGATTATGGTATACAATTAGCGTATTCCGACTGGTTGAAAAATTATGCAGGAATTCCACTTCCGCAGAACGCAAAAAATCTACTGACAAAGTATCAGATCAATGCCGCTTTGGAGGATGTGGTGAAAAGGAGGGAAGCCCTGACCTTGGAAAGATTGAAAACAAAAGATGTAGGGCTAATGCCTTATGCTTTAGAAATGATCAAATTTTTGTATGAAAGAAAACTCTTGCTGGCCATTGTCACCTCTAGTCCGCGGGAGGATGTGGAAGCTATTTTTGATAGAAATGGATTAAGGGAATACTTTACGCTGATCATTACCAGGTCTGATGTGGTCCAAAATAAGCCAGATCCTGAAGGCTATCTCAAATGCTGTGCAGCCCTTGGGCAAAAGAAAGAAGAATGTATCGTATTTGAAGATACACTAAATGGAATCAAAGCAGCGAAAGCAGCTGGACTGAGGTGTATTGCGATCCAAAGTAATTTGGAAGTTCATCCGTCATTAGCCATAGCGGATGAATTGTTCCCTGATCTAGCAGTGGCTAAAACAACATTATTCGCAGCAAGTTGATCAATTTCATGTGGATCAACTCAGCTCATCAGGCGTATAACGATATCGATAGCTAAAGATCGGTATCAATAATCTTGTGTTTAAAAGCAAATACGACTAACCCTGCCACATTTTTTGCGCCGGTTTTAACCAATAAATTATTTCGGTGTCCATCCACCGTACGTAAGCTGATCGACAATCTATCGGCAATTTCCGGAGTAGTCAATTCTTCACAAATCAAACCTAATATTTCTTTTTCGCGTTGTGTAAGAGAGGAGCTGGCATCAAATCCCCTTAAGCTAGTCTTGTTCAGCAGCTTTCCAGATTGTAAGGTCTTTAACACCATTTCATTGAAGTAGAAGCCATTGTGATAAGTAGTTTCAATGGCATTTTTAAGCTCACTCAACTCTGAGTTTTTAGCGATATATCCGTTTACCCCCTGTTGGATCATCCTGGTTACATGTTTCTCTTCGCCATGCACGGATAGGACAATCACGCGTACATCCGGGAAGGCTATTTTTAACTGTTTAGTAGCTTCCATTCCGTTCATTTCAGGCATGTTCAGGTCCATCAGCACGATGTCTGGTTTAACCTCACCACATTCATTCATGGCTTTTAATAGTTCCAGTCCATTCCCTGCTTCAAACATAACTTCCATGTTTCCAAAGCTTTTGATATTGTTCACCAGGCATTCTCTAAACATCACCTGATCATCTGTAACTGCAATCTTTATCAATTTGTTCATTTTATTAAATTAGTGTAGGGAAATAGATGGAGACGCCAAATCCTGGACTATCGGTATGATAGGTCAGCTGACCGCCGTTCATTTCTACCCTGCTGGTGATGTTCTGTATGCCCAATCCTCTGCGAACCAGATCTTTGTCAAAGCCTATGCCATCATCTTTATATTGATACATCACTTCCATTTCAGTACAGTTAAGCTGTATTTCTACATGTTTTGCGGCAGCATGTTTTACTGTATTACTGATGAGTTCCTGAGTGATGCGGAAAAGTGCAAGTTCTATTTCTGTGCGGCCACATTTATCTAGTCCTTCGCTTTCAAAGCTGACATCCAGTCCGTCGGAGCCTTCTATCTGAAAGCATAATTCTTCGATTGCAGCTGCAATCCCAAACATTTCCAGTTCATTGGGAATCATGTTATGAGAAATTCGCCTTACGCTCATGACTCCCTTATCTACAAGGAGCTTGGTTTCTTTGATCAGGTCGATGCCACCTACCGCATTGGATGCCGGGCTGTTTTTCTTCTCAAACTGTATAATTTTCATACCGATAGTAGAAAATATACTGCCTACCTCATCATGTAAATCTTTGGCGACTCTGCGGCGCTCTTCTTCAATTTTTTCAATGTTATTGTGCAATAATTTTTGCTGGTATTCCGCTTCTTTTTCCCTGAGTTTCACCTGCTGGTTATAGAATTTTTTCTGATATACGAAAAAAAGCACTACCACAGCAGCGCTCAGAATAAACATGACAATCATTCCCGTGAAGAGAAAAAAGTAAACATCTATGTTTTCTTGTGCTGCCATAAGCCAATAAAGATTAAAATATTATTAACAATAGAAAGAAAGGCATGGAATTGCCAAACCATCATGTTGAATTTAAAGCTATATGGCAGAATATAATTGCTAATTGTAAACAATAAGAAACTTCCCGAAAAGTAAATAAAGAAGCCGGTATTGATCCAGAATACAGGGCTTTTCTCAATTTGTGTGTAGAGTGTTTGACGGGTAATTTTATAATAGTAATATAGGGAAGCACCAATCACCAGAATGCTTTCCAGCGTTCGCGGATAGGTATTAAATATTTTCCAGTCCTGAATACAGGTGGCGTTGATCAGGCAAAATACAAGAAAGCAGGTGATGAGCACCCAAAACCAGATCTTATCGATATATGTTTTGAAAATTACCTGGTAGAAAAGCATGATTCCGGTAAATTCTACCATTGTGTAAACGTGCAATACCGGAAGGTTATTTTTAAGCTGTGACCATAAATAGGCACTATATGCTCCAAGAGTTGCAATAGAAACCAGGTACAGTGTGATTACTTTTAATTCCTTAGGATAGGACTTGACATTCATCAAAGCCAAAATCAATGGGCATAGAATGATGCCCATTGAAAAGTACAAATAAATTTTTTCTAACGCTGAAGCCATTATTTAATTAAAATTCATCAGGTGAGCAGGTTGGCGGGCAAGGCATTGTAAAATCGAATACATTGCTATCAACAGGACCCTTAAGGTCTGTTCCAACGTTCTTGTTTACCATATCTTGTCCATAAATGTCAGCAGGAACCATGATCATTCTTTGTTGTCTTCCATCTTCCATTGAGTTATCCCAGCCAAAATACATTCTGATATATTTAACGCCATCTTCCTCAAGCATGTCTTTCAATTCCTGTGCATCAACCAGGAAAGCTTTGATTAGGTTTCCT
It contains:
- a CDS encoding response regulator transcription factor — encoded protein: MNKLIKIAVTDDQVMFRECLVNNIKSFGNMEVMFEAGNGLELLKAMNECGEVKPDIVLMDLNMPEMNGMEATKQLKIAFPDVRVIVLSVHGEEKHVTRMIQQGVNGYIAKNSELSELKNAIETTYHNGFYFNEMVLKTLQSGKLLNKTSLRGFDASSSLTQREKEILGLICEELTTPEIADRLSISLRTVDGHRNNLLVKTGAKNVAGLVVFAFKHKIIDTDL
- a CDS encoding sensor histidine kinase, with protein sequence MAAQENIDVYFFLFTGMIVMFILSAAVVVLFFVYQKKFYNQQVKLREKEAEYQQKLLHNNIEKIEEERRRVAKDLHDEVGSIFSTIGMKIIQFEKKNSPASNAVGGIDLIKETKLLVDKGVMSVRRISHNMIPNELEMFGIAAAIEELCFQIEGSDGLDVSFESEGLDKCGRTEIELALFRITQELISNTVKHAAAKHVEIQLNCTEMEVMYQYKDDGIGFDKDLVRRGLGIQNITSRVEMNGGQLTYHTDSPGFGVSIYFPTLI
- a CDS encoding HAD family hydrolase, whose amino-acid sequence is MKNVKAVLFDLDGTLIDSEYFHYECWNEILEDYGIQLAYSDWLKNYAGIPLPQNAKNLLTKYQINAALEDVVKRREALTLERLKTKDVGLMPYALEMIKFLYERKLLLAIVTSSPREDVEAIFDRNGLREYFTLIITRSDVVQNKPDPEGYLKCCAALGQKKEECIVFEDTLNGIKAAKAAGLRCIAIQSNLEVHPSLAIADELFPDLAVAKTTLFAAS